In Anthocerotibacter panamensis C109, the sequence TAGCCATCCGCCCCTTGCGTCGCATCGTAAAGCGGGCGGAAGAGATCTGCTGCGTGGCGAATATCATCAATCACCAAGCTCTCATAGACCTCGTCCACAGACTTATGCTGTTCGTTAAGCAGACGGATTTGGTCGTCATAGGACGCACTGCCCATGATCGCCTTCTGAAAAATAGTAGGGTTTGAGGTCAGGCCCCGGACACAATCTTCTTCAATAAGCCGCTTCAGCTCACCTGAGGTGATGAGGTCCCGCCGCAGGTCATCGAGCCACAGACTCTGCCCGAACTCGTTGACCATGCATAACGGATTAGAAATCGCCATCGCCTTAACTCCTTAGCGCACTGTCTCTTTGCTCCCATGCTAAGGAATCTAAGCCCAAGAACAGGGAAAATGTCACATTTATTGCAGATGCGCCCGCAAGCCTCAGCCGCCCGCCAACATCGGCAAGACATACACCAGCAAAAACATCTCCACAAACCCCGCAAAAAAGCCCACGAAAGCCCCTACATAAGGGAGCGCTCGCAATTCCGAGCGGGCCACCCCCTGGATCGCATCTTCCAATTCGGCGGGGGAGGTCTGGTTGATCTTCTCAATGACCACTTCCTCCAGACCCAACGCCGGTAAAAATTTCCCCACCAACTGCTCCAACTCACGGCTCAGATATTGGTCCAAGACCCGGCTCCCCTCGGCAGCTATCGGGTCAATGTAGCCCAGGATCGCCTCGGAGGTCACCGACTTTTCCAAAAGTCCCGCCGCTTGGGTCTGCCAGTCAATATTCTCCCCAAGCCGCTGGGAGAATTCAGGGATAGCTGCGGTCAACGCCTGTTTTAGCGCACTCACCAATTGGGTCTTAGTCGCCTCACGGGTATCCGGGGGGAGTTTTTGGAAGCTGACGTTTACCAGCAGGTCCGAAACACGGTCTTTGAGGCGGATGTTGTTGAGCACATCGGCAAACAGTCCGCGAGCTTGCTCCGGCTGGTCGCGGCAGAACTCCTTGAGCCGGGTCAGGGGGCCTTTGACCCCGATGACATTCGCCAACAGCCAGTACCCACCCTGGGAACGCTCCCGCGCCTGACGGTCCAACTCCTCAACAGCACTGGGCGCAAGACCATTGACCAAAGCCTGCCGCAGCAGTTCTGGAGTGAGGATACTCTCATTAATCCATCCGGCAATGGCATCAGCTTGGGCGCGGCTGACCTGTAGGGGCAGGAGCACACTGTCAAACAGACGGCTCAGGGCCTGTTCGGTAAATGTGGAACGACCCAACTCAGCGGTCCAGTTGGGCAGAGAACTCTCGAACAGATGGCGCAATAGGTGCCCTAGACCACCAGCGAGACGCTCGCGCTGCTCGACATTACTCAACTCCCCCAAGCCATAAAGTAAGATCCAACGGATGCCCTGCTGGAGTTGCTCCGGGGTGAGCAGGCGGCGGGCAATACGCTGGACCTCCTCGGGGGTCAACAGCTTATCGGTGAGCGTGGTGGCGACTTTTTTAGCGAAGCGGGCCTGTCCTCGGGGGAAAATCCCTGGTGTAAGCGGGATCTGACGCCCAAACACGAAATAGGGCCGATAGGGTCTAAACAGCATCTTAAGGGCGATGGTGTCTGCCGTGAAGCCTATGACAGAACCCACAATCGGGGGCAGGACATAATGCCAAAGGGTAACTTCCATCGCAATCTGTACTCCTTACTGGGGCCACTTTCAGGCAGGAACCTCAACGGCCCTATCTGTCAAGATTGTCCGAGTCCAGAGGGGCGTACACCAGGAAGGGGGATGCTGCACGCAAAACCGAGAGGTGAGCCTTCTCAAATTATGACTTCGCACTCCCATCCCATGCAACAGGCACCCTAAGCACGAGCGAGTGAAAATGCAGCCCTTAAAACGGGCATGATAAGGGTTGAACCGGGTTGCTGGGAGCCGATTTGTGACTATTGAGCACGACTATTGCTGCACACTACCGCACTGTAATAACCCGGTCGAGAAGACCACTAACTTTTGTGTGCATTGTGGGCACTCCATCCGCATCGGAGATTTCCAGGCTATAGGCAGAGGACCCGTGGCGATCACTCGGGTCGGACAGGTATTTTTTGCAGTCCGGGTGCAGCCCCCCGAAGAAGAAACCTACTTGATGTTGTGCTTCCCTCGTTTTTTTGCCGGGTTCACCGAGTCCGGGGCTGTCCTCATCCACCCCAGCGAATATAAATTCGTAATAGAACACGACCGCTCAGACACCCAACTCTCTTATCTAATCGTCAGCCAAAAACACTACCAGGTAAACAGCGCCACCGCCTACGCCAACCTCAGCCACGAAGTCGCGGAGAAACTACGCAATATCTCGCGCCAGCAAAGCCCGACCCAGGAGTTGGTGAGCCCGTCGCGACCGGGGAGGGTCCTGCCGACCACAACAGCCACAAAACCACCCCAAATAACTGCCGTCGCAAAGTGGCGGGCAAAGCCGTTGCTGCTTGTGGGTAGCGTCGCCCTTCTCAGTTTGGGCCTCCTCGGGATCACACTGGCGAACAAACCCGTCACCGAAGCAGCCAGCGCCGTCCCGTTCTCAGAACCCAGCCTTGCTGCTAGTGGGATACAACCCAACGTTCCTACAACTCCGACCCCCGTTCCTGGAATCATAGCCCAACCGCCCACCGTGCTCCTCGCTCCTAGGCGTGCGCCCATTCCTACCCAAAAACTTGCTGCCGCCACGCAGGTGAGCGTCCCAAAACCTCAGCAACGCCCCATCGTGCACCGTACCGAAGACGTGGTCGTCCAGCATCCGATTGCACCTCCAAGCAGAGCCCTGCCAGTGGTTGAGGAATCTGCCCTCCAACCCACAGAGTACCTCATCGCCCAAAAGGCTGACCCTCATCCAGTCATCGTCGCCGCGGAGCCCGCCCCCATCTTACCCGTGCGCTCCTCCGCTGAACCAGGAACCGAACTGCGCCCCGGAGTGGCCTTCCTCGCTAATGTCAACGGCTTCAACGCCAATACGGACGACCTGAAGCGGGCTATCGGCGACCTGCCCCTGTTGGAGAACCAGCAAAAGTTCCCGGATTACGCGAAATTATCCGGGTTAATCAGCGCCATGCCCCCCAAACTCAAAGCTCAGGCCCGTCAGGTCATCGCTGAGACCCTGGCTGGAAAATTTCAGGGCATCCCCAACGACGTGCGCATTGTATTGATTCGCTATCTCAAATTCAAGACCTACGGGAAGATCAAGGTTTGACCGGGAGACCAACGCCTAGGCAGTTTGGGTAGCGGCAGTCTGCGTACGTAGGGAGCGATTGCCCAAGAGCATAGGGACAAAGCGCTGGATAAACCCAATGGGGTCGCGCTCCAAGACCATCGCTGCCGTATCAAAACGGGCATGGCTTAGATCCGGCAGGATGCGTGGCAGTTGCTCCATCAGATATCCAGGGCGCTCCCACAGCGGCAGGGTGTCCGCAATCGCTGTGACATGCTGTAGGCGGCGCAGTTCAGCCCCGACCGTAATATCGAGACCCGCCTCGTAAGCGGCATGCTCGACGGTACTATAGCGCTGCTTAGCTTTTTCGACGCGCTGGGCATTTTCAGGACTGACGCGGGCCAGTTGGGCCAGCCGGCGGCTCCCCCAGCGTACGTGGGCAGCCTCTTCGGGGAGGATCTGAGCGAGGGTCTGGGCGATAGCTTTGTTCTCGGGGGTCTGAGGAGCGTTTTTGAGCGCGGTGAGGTGGGCAGAGAAGATGTTGCAGCCGCGTTTCTCGGTTACGTTGATGGCGGCGATGAGTTCGATGACCTCAGGCTTGCCACCGGCAGTGGGTAGGAGTTTTTCGTACTCGTCAATGTAGGAAGGACCACGCGGCGTTCCAAGATCAGCACCTAGATCAAACAGCAGGTCGGTGAGCCACATGGCATGGCGGGCTTCATCGCTGATATGGCGAGAGAGGTCGCAGATGAGGTCGCGGGGCTCACCATCTAGCTGCTCAATAGCATCGGTCAGGTCTTTGCAGCTACGCTGCTCCGAGTAACGGTACCGATTCAGCGTCAGCGTCTGCACTTCCAGGTCTTTGACTACGAAATTCATCATGTCCCGCGAGCTGATCTGGCCGTGGAGTTTTTTCGGATACGTCACAGTCATGGTTTTACCTAGGCGGAAAAGGGCACCCCACCATGGTACGAGTTCGTAAAGAAACTTTGCATAGGGCCTGCACATTTCGGCTATTTCTTAAGGATTACGCGGTTACGCCCAATCCTCCTGGCGCATACTGTCGCCCCTAAAGACGGGACGGTCGCGGTGGATCTCGCGGGTCTGCCGGAACAAAGTCTCCGGGGTGAAGCCCCAACCCTGGAGCAACTGCTGGATCAGCGCGTGGATATCCTCGGCCCCCTTGAAGTCCTGGTAGCGGATGACGAGGCGGGCGAGATCGGCGAGCGCCCCATCGTCAGGCGGGTTGGCGTTGAGGGTCTGGAGGGTCTGGAGGTCGCGGTTGTGCTGGGGGTGAATGGCACTCATGGGCGGGTGCACGCATCAGGTCCAGGGTATTGTAGCGGAGAGAATCCCCCCGTTGCTGATCGCGTCAATAAAACAGATGAGAATCAGGTTGGAGCACAATCTCCGTAGGGACGCCGGGAGCAGGGACTTGGAGGGCGAAGTAGATAGCATCGGCGGCTTGCTGGGGCTTGAGCATCTTATCGCGCTGGACTTTCATGCCTGCATTTTCCCAGAAGGGGCTATCGATCCCCCCGAAGTAGAGCAGGGTGAATTTGATCGCAAAGCGCTTGCAGTCGAGGGCCATAGCTTTGGTAAAGCCCGCCACGCCGAACTTAGCGGCGCAGTAGCCGCTTGCATTCCCCATTGGGTGCTGTCCTAGGATGCCGGGGATGTTGAAGAGGTGCCCGGAAGCCTTGGTATCCATCCAACGGGTCACAGCTTGCTGGGAGACTAAAAAAGTTCCCTTGAGGTTAACGTTGATCATTTGGTCAAATTCCGCCTCGGTGAGTTGATGGACGGCTTTGAGGATACCGAGTCCGGCAGCATTGACGACCACATCTACCGTACCGAACTGACGATAGCTGCGCTCAAATAGGCTCTCCACCTGGAGACGGTTGGTCACATCGGTCGGGACGGCCAAAACCTCTGTACTCCCCCATTGATGGCACTGGGCCGCCAGACGCTCCAAAACCTCTCCTTGTCGCGCCGCCAGAACCAACGGTGTCCCGGACTCGGCGAGACGTTGCGCCAGAGCTGTTCCAATCCCCCCGGTCGCACCGGTAATAAGCACTACTTTCCCGTTCACAGCTCATCTCAATTCAGGTTCATTACAAATTGTAAAGGAAGCTTAAAAACTTGAACCACTCCGCAGCCTTGGGCATGTCCTTGCAGAAAAATAGGCTCCGACCGCTTATTTTCGGGAAATCCCAATATTTTATGAGACATGTTACTATTTCTTAATGAATCCACTGCTAAATTCCATCCTTCGAACCCTAATCCGCACTCGGTTTTGGCACATTTATCGCCAGCCGGATGAACAGGTCATGCAGGAATTGGATGCTACGATCCAGCGTATGCTTGCGGTAATCGGGATCGAAGGCAACGTAGCGGATTTGAGCTTTAAGGACGGGAAACTGTCGATTGAGCTAAAGGCGGACCGTCCGCCCTGGGTCACTGAGGACGAATGGACCTTGATGGCTCAACGCATAGAAGGTCTGCGGGCAAATCGGCCTGAGTCCACCCATCATTCCCTACACAGTTGAGGGTATAGCTATGGGCTTTCAAATTGAACGGCTGGCAGTCTTGAGTGACAACTATATTTTTCTCTTGCACGACCCTCAGTCGCACACAGCTGCCGTCGTGGATCCCGCAGAAGCCAAACCCGTTCTCCAAGCGCTAGAGCGTCTCGGGGCAAGGCTTACGGCGATTTTTAACACCCACCACCACGGGGATCATGTGGGCGGCAACAGTGAACTACTCCGACACTTTCCCGGTATCCCAGTCTATGGCAGTGCTCAGGACGCGGGGCGGATCCCCGGTCAGACTGTGCAGCTACAGCAAGGAGATCACGTCAGTTTTGCCGGGGTGGAGGGGACCGTCTTCTTTGTGCCGGGACACACTCGGGGGCATATTGCCTATCTTTTCCCCGGTCATCTTTTTTGTGGGGACACGTTATTTGCAGGGGGCTGCGGCAGACTTTTCGAGGGGACTGCGGCGCAAATGGTGACTTCTCTTGACAAACTGCGCAGTCTTCCTGATCCTACGCAGGTCTGGTGCGCCCATGAGTACACCCTCGGGAACCTGCGCTTCGCGCTGACGGTGGACGGCGAAAATCCTGCGCTTCAAGAACGCTTGCGCCGGACTCAAGTACTCAGAAGTCAGGGAGAGGCTACAGTGCCGTCTACAATTGGAGTAGAACGTGAGACCAATCCCTTCTTGCGCGTGGACGAACCTGCCCTGCATCAAGTAGCGGGTAGCCGGGACCGGGTTGAAGTTTTCGCTCATATCCGGTCTCTCAAAGACCACTTCTGACCAACCTCAGCCTCGGACCAAACCTATGAGTACAACCACCCTGACTCCTCTGAAGCGCTTAGGCCATGTGGCTGTACGGGTCACAGATATCCCGACTGCCCTTGCTTTCTATAAAAGCCTGGGCATGGAAGTGGCCTGGGAGGACCATGACTGGGCCTATGTAAAAGCGGGCGCTGATGGTCTAGCCCTCTTGGGACCAGCCTACACCCACGCTGGAGCGCATTTCGGGTTTATTTTGCATGAGCGGGCTGAGCTTGCAGCGCACTTTGCAGCCCTAAAAGCTTCCGGGGCGGCTTGTTCGCCTTTGTTGGACCACCGCGACGGGACGAGTTCTTTTTATGCCAAAGACCCGGACGGGAATTTATTGGAATTCCTTTACGAGCCGGTTATTGGCTAGGTCACTTTGCTTGGTTGATCTGCTGGACGAAATCAGAATAGCTGACGCGCTCCACCGGACCGAATTTGGCTTCTAGGGGCTGAAGGAATTTCTGTGCGGGACCGACGATGACGGTGCGGGCGGTACTCAAGTACGCACGGGCAAAGTCCTGGACAGCAGCGGGGGTGACCTGGCGGGCTTGCTGGTCAAAGGTGGTCAGGGTGCTCAGCGGTTGGTCGTACATCACCAGACCACTCACCTGCTCGAAAAGACCCTCAGTCGTGGTCAGATTTGTGGCCCGTGCGCCCAGTGTCGCAGTGGTGCGGGTATCCAGTTCAGCGCCAGCAGCAGGGGTGGCGTTGACCGCACTGACGACTTCACCCACCAGCGCAAACGCTTCGAGGGTCGATTCGGGTTTGGTCGCGAGTCGCGCCGTGTACCAGCTTGTCTGGCGGCGGGTGTCTACAGTGCTACGCACGCCATAGGTGAGCCCCCGCTTGATCCGTAATTCCTGATTGAGCCGCCCGGAGAAACCAGCGAGCAAACCATTGAACACGTAGCCGCGGACGAAATCACGGCCCAATTCCGCGCGACCAGGCAGGGTGAAGCCGTAGAGGATCGTGCTCTGGGCCGCATCGGGACGGTCGATGACCACGATGGAGCGGGGCGTGGAAGTTGCTGTGGGAGGTTGTGGCACAGGAGGCGCAGGGGCGGGGCGGAAGCGCCCAAAGACAGCCTCAGCTCGGTCGAGTACTTTTTGTACCTCCAACTCCCCAGTCAGGAGCAGCGTCATCTGCTCAGGTCGATAATTGGCCCGGTGAAAAGCCGCGACCTGATCGCGAGTCAGGGCTTTGAGGCTGGTGGGCAGACCTGTTTCCGGGGCACGGTAGGGGCTCTTCTGAAGAAAATACGTGCGAAAGGCGCTCCCCGCCACAAAATTACTCTCGTCGAGGTCCGCCTGAAAACGGCTGAGCGCCAGATTTTGAGCCTTGGCTAGCTCTTCTTTGGAGAAAGCGGGTTGGGTGACTAAGACCTGGAGCAGGCTGAGGGCGGGGTTGAGGTTTTGGGCGAGGACCGTCATGCGGACTGAGGAATAGTCCGTGCGGTTCGCAGTATCTAAGCCGGTACCCAAGCTGTCAAGGCGTTCGGCGACCTGACGCGGAGTCTGTAGCTCTTTAGCCAAACTGCCCTTATCCAATAGGTCCAGGGTGAAAGGGCCAAGTGCGCTGTTGACCTGGGGGAGCCAAGCATCAGGGTGTTTGACCAAGATGCCCAGCGTGACGACGCCGCTGCCTTTTTTTTGGAGGGCAATGACCTTGAGCCCGTTAGCTAGGGTCCGCTCAGCGGTAACAGGAGCCGGAAAGGGGCGCGCCGAAGCCACAGGAGGGGCATTTTCTTGGGCGCAGGCAGGGGGCATGACCTGCAAAGCCACCAAGAGTGGGAAAATCCACCAGGAAGAACTACGCATGACTAACCTTTTTGGGGCAGCAGGGAGACAGTCACCCGGTTTGCGGGGGTGAAATAGGCTTGGACGACCCGTTGCACTTGCTCCGGGGTAATCTGCATGATGCGCTTGGGGTCGCTGTTGACGCGGTCGGGGTCGCGGAACCACAGCTCCGCCTCCCCGACCGCTAGAGCCTTTTGTAACGGGGTCTGTCGGCCTTCGAGCAGATTGGTGAGGAACTTGGTCTTAGCGCGGGCCAGTTCTTCTGGCTGGGGTGCACGTTGGACGAGACCGGCGAGAACCTGCTCGATGCCCATCGTCACGGGTTCCAAGGTCGGTTTACGGGCTGTCGCACTAATCGTAAACAGCCCAGGAGCCTCCAGCAACTCAGGCGCACTCGCCACCGTGATGGCGACCTGACCCTCGGTGACGAGAGACCGCTGTAGCCGCGAAGCTGCCCCCTCGGTCAGCAGGTACGGCAGCAGGCGCAACACTGCTGCATCAGGACTGGTGATACTGGGAATCCGGTAGCCAACCCGCACCATTGGCTGAGAGACCAGCGCAGAGGTCAAAGTTTTGGCGAGGGGACCTTTTAAGGCAGGCTCTTGGACCGTGATGCGCGGCGGCTCGCTCCCTTTGGGGATGGGGCCAAAGTACTTCTTGACCCAGCCTAGCGCTTCTTGGGGGTCCAGGTCTCCTGACAGGACGAGGACAGCGTTCTGGGGTTGGTAGTAGGTGTTGTGAAAGCGCTGTACTTCTTCGAGCGTAGCGCTATCGAGCTGAGCGATAGAGCCGATGACGCTATTGCGGTAGGGGTGCTGGTTGTAGGCCAATTCCCATAAAGCAAGCTCCGCGAGACCCTCAGGGTTGTTGTCGTAGCTCTGGCGGCGCTCCTCTTTGACCACCTCGCGTTCCGAGCGAAAATTCCGGTCACTGACACTGAGAGCACGCAACCGTTCACTCTCAGCCCAAACCAGACGCTCTAAATGGTTACTGGGAATGGACTCGAAGTAGACTGTGACATCAAAGGAAGTAAAGGCATTATTATTGCCGCCCACGTCCTCCGTCAGGCGGTCAAGACCTTCGTCAGGGAGGCTCCCAGCCTGCTTGAACATCATGTGCTCAAACAGATGGGCAAAACCACTGCGCCCTGGCGGGTCATCTTTACCGCCCACCTGATACCAGACATTGACAGCAGCTACCGGAATACTACGGTCAGGGACTAGAACCACCCGTAGACCATTGGGAAGCTGTTCTCGGACGATGGGTTCGGCTACCACCGGCCCAGCAAGCAGGAGCGCCATCAGGCTCAACCAAAAAGACGAAAAGCGACGTAACGGCACAGTACACCCCCAGTCCAGATCTATATTAGCCAGGAGTAAGTCTTTATAGCTCTTTTTGTCCTGCGGTATCAGGGGCGGGAGATTTTGACGAAGCCGCTTTACCTGGTTTGATCCTCTGTATAGGGGACGTGTGGGGGGAGGAACAACTATAATTGGCTGATTGTACCCTCCCTCTGGAAGTGTTAACCCTGTGGAAGTGATCCCAGCCATCGATATCCTGGACGGACAGTGCGTCCGCCTGTTTCAAGGGGATTACCAGCGGTCAGAGATTGTGGGGGATGATCCTATCGTCATGGCCCGTCATTGGGCGGATTCGGGTGCCCCCCGACTGCATGTAGTGGACCTGAGCGGAGCCCGAGATGGGCAATTAGCTCATTTGGAATTGATCGCAACTTTGGTCCGGGCGGTAGCATGTCCGGTCCAAGTCGGCGGCGGAATTCGCACCCTCGATCACATGGACGCCCTATTGGCTCAAGGGGTGGACCGGGTTATTGTCGGAACCTTGGCGCTGGAAGACCCTGATCTGGTGGCAACAGCCTGTGCTCGCTATCCTGGGCGGATCTGGGTTGCCCTGGACAGCCGTGGCGGAAAGCTTGCTACGCATGGCTGGCTCGCCCAATCGGAGATAGACGCGCTCACCGTGGCCCAGCGTCTGGAAGAGCGAGGAGTTGCAGGCTTTATCTATACCGATATTCTCCAGGACGGTACGCTCCTCGGGCCTAATGTCCCAGAGCTACGGCGGGTGAGTGACGGTTTGACTCGTCCTGTCCTTGCCTCAGGAGGAATGGGATCGCTGGCTGACCTGCTGCGGCTTTTAGCCCTGGAGTCGTCTGGGGTGCGCGGGGCCATCCTGGGACAAGCGCTCTACAAAGGCACGATTCAGCTCAAAGAAGCCCTGCGTGCCGTGGGGAATCCCCGTTGGCAGGATGTCCCGCTTCAAGACACTTACTATTGTTAGTTGGCTAGTCTGGGCATCGCCCTGTTACTGCTAGGAGGAGAGCGCCCACCGCCATGCCTATCCATCTCACCCGTGAACAGGTCCTCATCACCCTTGCGGTGACCACCTTAATCCTACTGCTAGTCGCACAGGTTTGGGGTTGGGCTCTCGGCCTGCCTCTGGTGCCCGGTTGGCATTTGGACCTCAACGCCTTACTGAGCGGGTGTATCCTGGGGCTTGGCCTCAATGGGTTGGGAGCGGCGCTCTACTATCTATGGCTCCCCTTCCGCACGGTGACCGATGAATACTTGGCGCTAGTCCTGGAGCCGCTTCAGCCCTGGGATATTTTCTGGATCGGCTTGCTGCCTGGATTGAGCGAAGAACTGCTCTTTCGGGGTGTTGCCTTGACCAGTCTGGGACTCGTGGGCAGTAGCCTTCTGTTTGGGGTGCTGCACCTTTTGGACCGCCGCTATTGGCCCTACGGCCTGTGGGCGGCGGTCATCGGTTTGATCTTAGGCTTCACCATGGTCAGCACGGGCAATCTCCTGATTCCAGTCGTGGCCCACACCACAAACAACTGGCTAGCCGCCGGATTTTGGTACGGGAGGAAACGTCGTTGATCTTCGCGGTTGCAGGTACCCTTGCTCAAGTGAGTCCCGAGTGGGTTGTCATTGAGACTCTAGGCGGGGTGAGCTACCAGATTGGGGTTCACAAAAGACTCCAGCCTCCAGCCGTGGGAGCGCCCTTAAAACTCTGGACTTATCATCTTATTCGCGAAGAACAGGTCCTCCTCTATGGCTTCGCAGACCTCGGTGAACGGGAAGTTTTTGCCCAGCTTCTAGCCGTAAGTGGAGTCGGGCCGC encodes:
- the gloB gene encoding hydroxyacylglutathione hydrolase; protein product: MGFQIERLAVLSDNYIFLLHDPQSHTAAVVDPAEAKPVLQALERLGARLTAIFNTHHHGDHVGGNSELLRHFPGIPVYGSAQDAGRIPGQTVQLQQGDHVSFAGVEGTVFFVPGHTRGHIAYLFPGHLFCGDTLFAGGCGRLFEGTAAQMVTSLDKLRSLPDPTQVWCAHEYTLGNLRFALTVDGENPALQERLRRTQVLRSQGEATVPSTIGVERETNPFLRVDEPALHQVAGSRDRVEVFAHIRSLKDHF
- a CDS encoding ferritin-like domain-containing protein; the protein is MTVTYPKKLHGQISSRDMMNFVVKDLEVQTLTLNRYRYSEQRSCKDLTDAIEQLDGEPRDLICDLSRHISDEARHAMWLTDLLFDLGADLGTPRGPSYIDEYEKLLPTAGGKPEVIELIAAINVTEKRGCNIFSAHLTALKNAPQTPENKAIAQTLAQILPEEAAHVRWGSRRLAQLARVSPENAQRVEKAKQRYSTVEHAAYEAGLDITVGAELRRLQHVTAIADTLPLWERPGYLMEQLPRILPDLSHARFDTAAMVLERDPIGFIQRFVPMLLGNRSLRTQTAATQTA
- a CDS encoding SDR family oxidoreductase, whose product is MNGKVVLITGATGGIGTALAQRLAESGTPLVLAARQGEVLERLAAQCHQWGSTEVLAVPTDVTNRLQVESLFERSYRQFGTVDVVVNAAGLGILKAVHQLTEAEFDQMINVNLKGTFLVSQQAVTRWMDTKASGHLFNIPGILGQHPMGNASGYCAAKFGVAGFTKAMALDCKRFAIKFTLLYFGGIDSPFWENAGMKVQRDKMLKPQQAADAIYFALQVPAPGVPTEIVLQPDSHLFY
- the hisA gene encoding 1-(5-phosphoribosyl)-5-[(5-phosphoribosylamino)methylideneamino]imidazole-4-carboxamide isomerase codes for the protein MEVIPAIDILDGQCVRLFQGDYQRSEIVGDDPIVMARHWADSGAPRLHVVDLSGARDGQLAHLELIATLVRAVACPVQVGGGIRTLDHMDALLAQGVDRVIVGTLALEDPDLVATACARYPGRIWVALDSRGGKLATHGWLAQSEIDALTVAQRLEERGVAGFIYTDILQDGTLLGPNVPELRRVSDGLTRPVLASGGMGSLADLLRLLALESSGVRGAILGQALYKGTIQLKEALRAVGNPRWQDVPLQDTYYC
- a CDS encoding M16 family metallopeptidase, with product MRSSSWWIFPLLVALQVMPPACAQENAPPVASARPFPAPVTAERTLANGLKVIALQKKGSGVVTLGILVKHPDAWLPQVNSALGPFTLDLLDKGSLAKELQTPRQVAERLDSLGTGLDTANRTDYSSVRMTVLAQNLNPALSLLQVLVTQPAFSKEELAKAQNLALSRFQADLDESNFVAGSAFRTYFLQKSPYRAPETGLPTSLKALTRDQVAAFHRANYRPEQMTLLLTGELEVQKVLDRAEAVFGRFRPAPAPPVPQPPTATSTPRSIVVIDRPDAAQSTILYGFTLPGRAELGRDFVRGYVFNGLLAGFSGRLNQELRIKRGLTYGVRSTVDTRRQTSWYTARLATKPESTLEAFALVGEVVSAVNATPAAGAELDTRTTATLGARATNLTTTEGLFEQVSGLVMYDQPLSTLTTFDQQARQVTPAAVQDFARAYLSTARTVIVGPAQKFLQPLEAKFGPVERVSYSDFVQQINQAK
- a CDS encoding VOC family protein, with translation MSTTTLTPLKRLGHVAVRVTDIPTALAFYKSLGMEVAWEDHDWAYVKAGADGLALLGPAYTHAGAHFGFILHERAELAAHFAALKASGAACSPLLDHRDGTSSFYAKDPDGNLLEFLYEPVIG
- a CDS encoding DUF445 domain-containing protein: MEVTLWHYVLPPIVGSVIGFTADTIALKMLFRPYRPYFVFGRQIPLTPGIFPRGQARFAKKVATTLTDKLLTPEEVQRIARRLLTPEQLQQGIRWILLYGLGELSNVEQRERLAGGLGHLLRHLFESSLPNWTAELGRSTFTEQALSRLFDSVLLPLQVSRAQADAIAGWINESILTPELLRQALVNGLAPSAVEELDRQARERSQGGYWLLANVIGVKGPLTRLKEFCRDQPEQARGLFADVLNNIRLKDRVSDLLVNVSFQKLPPDTREATKTQLVSALKQALTAAIPEFSQRLGENIDWQTQAAGLLEKSVTSEAILGYIDPIAAEGSRVLDQYLSRELEQLVGKFLPALGLEEVVIEKINQTSPAELEDAIQGVARSELRALPYVGAFVGFFAGFVEMFLLVYVLPMLAGG
- a CDS encoding CPBP family intramembrane glutamic endopeptidase, whose translation is MPIHLTREQVLITLAVTTLILLLVAQVWGWALGLPLVPGWHLDLNALLSGCILGLGLNGLGAALYYLWLPFRTVTDEYLALVLEPLQPWDIFWIGLLPGLSEELLFRGVALTSLGLVGSSLLFGVLHLLDRRYWPYGLWAAVIGLILGFTMVSTGNLLIPVVAHTTNNWLAAGFWYGRKRR
- a CDS encoding M16 family metallopeptidase; this translates as MPLRRFSSFWLSLMALLLAGPVVAEPIVREQLPNGLRVVLVPDRSIPVAAVNVWYQVGGKDDPPGRSGFAHLFEHMMFKQAGSLPDEGLDRLTEDVGGNNNAFTSFDVTVYFESIPSNHLERLVWAESERLRALSVSDRNFRSEREVVKEERRQSYDNNPEGLAELALWELAYNQHPYRNSVIGSIAQLDSATLEEVQRFHNTYYQPQNAVLVLSGDLDPQEALGWVKKYFGPIPKGSEPPRITVQEPALKGPLAKTLTSALVSQPMVRVGYRIPSITSPDAAVLRLLPYLLTEGAASRLQRSLVTEGQVAITVASAPELLEAPGLFTISATARKPTLEPVTMGIEQVLAGLVQRAPQPEELARAKTKFLTNLLEGRQTPLQKALAVGEAELWFRDPDRVNSDPKRIMQITPEQVQRVVQAYFTPANRVTVSLLPQKG
- a CDS encoding zinc ribbon domain-containing protein — translated: MTIEHDYCCTLPHCNNPVEKTTNFCVHCGHSIRIGDFQAIGRGPVAITRVGQVFFAVRVQPPEEETYLMLCFPRFFAGFTESGAVLIHPSEYKFVIEHDRSDTQLSYLIVSQKHYQVNSATAYANLSHEVAEKLRNISRQQSPTQELVSPSRPGRVLPTTTATKPPQITAVAKWRAKPLLLVGSVALLSLGLLGITLANKPVTEAASAVPFSEPSLAASGIQPNVPTTPTPVPGIIAQPPTVLLAPRRAPIPTQKLAAATQVSVPKPQQRPIVHRTEDVVVQHPIAPPSRALPVVEESALQPTEYLIAQKADPHPVIVAAEPAPILPVRSSAEPGTELRPGVAFLANVNGFNANTDDLKRAIGDLPLLENQQKFPDYAKLSGLISAMPPKLKAQARQVIAETLAGKFQGIPNDVRIVLIRYLKFKTYGKIKV
- a CDS encoding DUF3288 family protein produces the protein MSAIHPQHNRDLQTLQTLNANPPDDGALADLARLVIRYQDFKGAEDIHALIQQLLQGWGFTPETLFRQTREIHRDRPVFRGDSMRQEDWA